A genomic window from Methanovulcanius yangii includes:
- a CDS encoding DUF2238 domain-containing protein gives MTIFLQVMIIFIIIDSMMVGNYSYVFGGFIVLLLTMVPMIMEREVHITVPWWLTFLIVLSLYIHIGGQYFDWYTTLYPYYDKIAHFISGTTVALIGFTLVLLLDQYTENNFNRPVIIFLIVMLTVAVGGLWEIFEYTVDTFLGIEMQHGLDDTMLDMIFVLLGAVIVAALGNIYLRKISKRDLSRLFLGNPDLAEKVYECISELPVRRRKQE, from the coding sequence ATGACGATATTCCTTCAGGTGATGATCATCTTCATAATCATCGACAGTATGATGGTCGGGAACTACTCCTATGTCTTTGGCGGTTTTATTGTTCTTCTCCTCACCATGGTCCCGATGATCATGGAGCGGGAAGTACATATTACAGTCCCGTGGTGGCTGACATTTCTCATCGTTCTCTCCCTCTACATCCATATCGGCGGCCAGTATTTTGACTGGTATACCACACTATACCCGTATTACGACAAAATAGCGCATTTCATATCGGGAACGACCGTCGCGCTCATCGGATTTACTCTGGTGCTCCTCCTCGATCAATACACCGAGAACAACTTCAACCGTCCGGTCATCATCTTCCTGATTGTCATGCTGACGGTAGCAGTCGGCGGGCTCTGGGAGATCTTTGAATATACCGTCGACACATTCCTGGGAATAGAGATGCAGCACGGGCTTGACGATACCATGCTGGATATGATCTTCGTCCTCCTGGGGGCGGTCATCGTTGCTGCCCTCGGCAATATCTATCTGAGGAAGATTTCAAAACGGGACCTCTCCCGTCTCTTCCTGGGAAATCCCGACCTTGCGGAGAAGGTCTATGAATGCATTTCAGAACTTCCTGTCCGGCGAAGAAAACAGGAATGA